Proteins from one Hyperolius riggenbachi isolate aHypRig1 chromosome 2, aHypRig1.pri, whole genome shotgun sequence genomic window:
- the NGF gene encoding beta-nerve growth factor has product MSMLYYTLIIVFLIGIQAAPKTRNHVPAGASTRHRNQHHHTHRTKSLHRHHGKLEVHEPSMFHNITVDPKLFRKRKFRSPRVLFSTQPPPLSEDLRNLEYLDDEESLNKTIRAKRTVHPVLHRGEYSVCDSVSMWVGEKTTATDIKGKEVTVLGEVNINNNVFKQYFFETKCRDPKPVSGGCRGIDSKHWNSYCTTTHTFVKALTMEGKQAAWRFIRIDTACVCVLSRKGRP; this is encoded by the coding sequence ATGTCCATGTTGTACTACACTCTGATCATAGTATTTCTGATCGGCATACAGGCTGCACCAAAGACCAGAAACCATGTCCCAGCTGGGGCATCAACAAGACATCGTAATCAACATCATCACACACATCGAACTAAGTCCCTTCACCGGCATCATGGGAAATTAGAGGTGCATGAACCTTCTATGTTTCACAACATTACAGTTGACCCCAAACTTTTCAGAAAGAGAAAGTTTCGCTCTCCACGAGTTTTATTTAGCACTCAACCTCCACCACTTTCAGAGGATCTCCGAAACTTGGAATATTTAGATGATGAGGAGTCTCTCAACAAAACTATTCGAGCTAAAAGGACAGTACACCCAGTTCTTCACCGTGGAGAGTACTCTGtctgtgacagtgtcagcatgtgGGTTGGGGAAAAAACCACAGCCACTGACATCAAGGGCAAGGAAGTAactgtgctgggagaagtcaataTCAATAATAACGTTTTTAAACAGTACTTTTTTGAGACCAAGTGTAGAGACCCAAAGCCTGTGTCAGGTGGATGTCGTGGAATTGACTCAAAACATTGGAACTCCTATtgcaccaccacacacacctttGTCAAAGCTTTGACCATGGAAGGGAAGCAAGCAGCATGGAGGTTCATTCGAATTGATACGGCCTGTGTCTGTGTGCTTAGTAGGAAAGGTCGGCCCTAG